In the genome of Spirochaetia bacterium, one region contains:
- a CDS encoding DUF2220 family protein yields the protein MIDSQGIIRKAKNKFDSYLAAIINENVDEVVPWTIRCSKQPGSAADEAEAAYVELGTHCKDKLGQGYTLELKKVKGQTRIKEIRVDTPEDLSFLCGCSKETAIFKETIAAFKEMFPDERTVAWLLENRKMLFKWTADQRNRFLDLACYLHDHPDSGLYPRELPVKVPTKFLEQHAGILVSFLQIFGPLRTGTSDLSKLGLLDRDFTLLARAYAPFTLVLNDAPILRTTVASLTLDELETCTYQFNAIFILENETTFRSFPIPKNCLALYFGGFAIGRIPKDFSFFSNAKVFYFGDLDEHGFAILSLCRSRCPNTQSFCMDRLTLSKFNRYRSKGETCKEPVDGLTDEERQTLALLKAEPKRNRLEQEKISKEWVLARLEKEKVFTTAI from the coding sequence ATGATCGATAGCCAGGGAATCATAAGAAAGGCAAAGAATAAATTTGACAGCTACCTTGCTGCCATCATCAATGAAAACGTAGATGAAGTCGTTCCATGGACAATACGTTGCAGCAAGCAACCGGGAAGTGCTGCTGACGAGGCAGAAGCAGCTTATGTGGAACTTGGGACACATTGTAAGGACAAGCTTGGTCAGGGCTATACCCTTGAGCTAAAAAAGGTCAAAGGCCAGACACGAATCAAAGAAATCCGAGTTGATACGCCTGAAGATCTGTCGTTCCTTTGTGGCTGCAGCAAGGAAACTGCAATATTCAAGGAAACAATTGCAGCATTCAAGGAAATGTTCCCAGATGAACGGACCGTTGCATGGTTGCTTGAAAACAGAAAAATGCTATTCAAATGGACAGCTGACCAACGAAACAGGTTCCTGGACCTTGCATGTTATCTCCACGATCATCCGGATTCAGGCCTTTACCCTCGAGAACTTCCGGTCAAGGTGCCTACGAAATTCCTTGAACAGCATGCAGGAATACTTGTCTCTTTCCTTCAGATATTCGGCCCTCTCAGGACAGGTACTTCAGATTTGTCCAAGCTTGGACTTCTGGACAGAGATTTTACTTTGCTTGCCAGAGCCTACGCTCCTTTTACCCTTGTTCTCAACGATGCTCCCATATTAAGAACTACGGTCGCAAGCCTTACCCTTGATGAACTGGAAACCTGTACCTACCAGTTCAACGCTATTTTTATTCTTGAAAACGAAACGACTTTCAGATCTTTTCCGATTCCGAAGAACTGCCTGGCTCTTTATTTCGGAGGATTTGCAATCGGACGTATCCCAAAGGATTTTTCATTCTTCAGCAACGCAAAGGTCTTTTATTTCGGTGATTTGGATGAACATGGGTTTGCCATACTTTCACTATGCAGAAGCAGATGTCCCAATACCCAGTCTTTCTGCATGGATAGACTGACACTATCCAAGTTCAACCGATATAGAAGCAAGGGAGAAACATGCAAGGAACCTGTCGACGGCCTGACAGATGAAGAACGCCAGACCCTTGCCTTGCTTAAGGCTGAACCGAAAAGGAACCGGTTGGAACAGGAAAAGATAAGCAAGGAATGGGTGCTGGCAAGGCTTGAAAAGGAAAAAGTATTTACAACAGCTATTTAG
- a CDS encoding transposase — protein MDSTPNRLSLQPLLFDRQDLCGCFFLEPTPKEVEFLRYWQALVALVPTRLSRPAGGRTGRRGYSLMDILAVRAVLLFFRLDTVTAAVALLQSSPNLRTVTQLGRVPSPSSVSRRTSRLLEEMDFRGIHDRLCRQFYAGRTVCHLSLDSTPVDAREKPAVRAKRQKGRRGRPKAGSAEEKAVQERKGQEARLVQLRDSGDPHAYLATLEQRCTVTGKRNSRGHMQWRVGYKVHLAVDDSGIPVASAVTGACVHDTQPAIPLLRIAAGRCTWLYALMDGGYSSGAIRDRVLAMGRVPLIDFKADRNGAKEEMDPAGRARYRARTTVERTNSELKECFLPKALYGRGPRARFDLRLAVLLLTVKRMGKVLEARQQAARKKSA, from the coding sequence ATGGATAGTACACCGAACCGCCTTTCACTGCAACCCCTCCTCTTCGACCGGCAGGACCTGTGCGGCTGCTTCTTCCTTGAGCCCACCCCGAAGGAGGTGGAGTTCCTGCGCTACTGGCAGGCACTGGTTGCCCTGGTCCCCACGCGGCTTTCACGGCCTGCGGGAGGGCGTACCGGGCGCAGGGGCTACAGCCTGATGGACATACTGGCGGTGCGTGCGGTGCTGCTCTTCTTCCGCCTGGACACCGTCACGGCTGCGGTTGCCCTGCTGCAGTCGAGCCCGAACCTGAGGACGGTGACACAGCTGGGGCGGGTACCCAGCCCGTCGTCGGTGAGCAGGCGGACGTCACGGCTGCTGGAGGAGATGGACTTCCGGGGGATCCATGACCGGCTGTGCAGGCAGTTCTATGCAGGCAGGACGGTGTGCCACCTGAGCCTTGACAGCACGCCCGTGGATGCACGGGAGAAGCCTGCGGTGAGGGCGAAGCGGCAGAAGGGCCGGAGGGGCCGCCCGAAGGCCGGCAGCGCAGAGGAGAAGGCGGTGCAGGAAAGGAAGGGGCAGGAGGCACGCCTGGTGCAGCTGCGCGACAGCGGGGACCCCCATGCCTACCTGGCCACGCTGGAACAGCGGTGCACGGTCACGGGGAAGCGGAACAGCAGGGGGCACATGCAGTGGCGCGTGGGCTACAAGGTACACCTGGCAGTGGACGACAGCGGCATCCCGGTGGCCAGTGCGGTGACGGGGGCGTGCGTGCATGACACGCAGCCGGCGATCCCCCTGCTGCGCATCGCCGCAGGGCGGTGCACCTGGCTGTATGCCCTCATGGACGGTGGCTACAGCAGCGGGGCGATCAGGGACAGGGTGCTTGCCATGGGCAGGGTGCCGCTCATCGACTTCAAGGCCGACCGCAACGGGGCCAAGGAGGAGATGGACCCTGCGGGACGCGCCAGGTACCGGGCACGGACCACGGTGGAGCGTACCAACAGCGAGCTGAAGGAGTGTTTCCTGCCGAAGGCGCTGTACGGCCGGGGGCCGAGGGCACGTTTCGACCTGCGGCTTGCGGTGCTGCTGCTGACCGTCAAGCGGATGGGCAAGGTGCTGGAAGCACGGCAGCAGGCGGCAAGGAAGAAGAGCGCATAG
- a CDS encoding DUF4194 domain-containing protein: MNENDILSDSKSWGDLCVRLIKGPIFQDDTPDVFSKIVTWKNQIDAYLHVIGLTLVLDTTDDYAYLAQLEDEEGNVKGSLQRLMIRHPLSYEASLILVILREELDKMDAGEKHDFGAILKESQIAELVEPYYDQTMDRIRYKNIIASNLNILESMDLIKQIKRPTEGTLPLGQDREYLLRPLIRAKVSAQFMNDFKLRLEKRKEEEA; this comes from the coding sequence ATGAATGAAAATGACATTTTAAGTGACAGCAAAAGCTGGGGAGACCTATGCGTCCGTCTGATAAAGGGACCGATATTCCAAGATGACACCCCTGATGTCTTTTCAAAAATTGTAACATGGAAAAACCAAATCGATGCCTACCTGCATGTAATCGGCTTGACGCTTGTCCTCGATACCACTGATGATTACGCATATCTGGCCCAACTTGAAGATGAAGAAGGAAACGTAAAGGGATCATTGCAACGGTTGATGATCCGCCATCCTCTTTCCTATGAAGCATCTCTTATCCTTGTCATCCTAAGAGAAGAACTTGACAAGATGGATGCAGGAGAAAAGCATGATTTCGGTGCCATACTCAAGGAAAGCCAAATAGCAGAACTGGTAGAACCTTATTACGATCAGACAATGGACCGTATCCGTTACAAGAACATCATTGCATCAAATCTCAATATTTTGGAAAGCATGGACCTTATCAAACAAATCAAGCGACCAACGGAAGGAACCCTGCCACTGGGACAGGACCGGGAATACTTGCTCCGTCCATTGATCAGAGCAAAAGTAAGTGCACAGTTCATGAATGATTTCAAACTCAGGCTTGAAAAACGCAAGGAGGAAGAAGCATGA